The DNA segment GCGATCGGCCCATGCGGTGACGCGGGATGGCGCAGGATTCCTTGCCCCATCCCCGTTCCGCGTGGGCGCGTGTGCGTTGACCAGATAGCGAGGAGTATTGAATGGCGAAGGAAGAGATGATCGAGTTTGAAGGGTCGGTGTCGGAGGTCCTGCCGAGCGCGATGTTTCGCGTCGACCTGGAAAACGGGCACCAGTTGTTGGCCACCACTGCAGGCAAGATGCGGAAGTTCCGCATCCGGATCCTCGCTGGTGACCGGGTGACCGTTGAAGTGTCTCCGTACGACCTGACGCGCGGGCGTATCACGTTCCGCCACAAGTGAGGAGTGCTGCATGACGATTCCCGATCGCGTGACCGCTCGCTGGAT comes from the Gemmatimonadota bacterium genome and includes:
- the infA gene encoding translation initiation factor IF-1, translating into MAKEEMIEFEGSVSEVLPSAMFRVDLENGHQLLATTAGKMRKFRIRILAGDRVTVEVSPYDLTRGRITFRHK